From the genome of Chroococcidiopsis sp. TS-821:
GCTAAAAGTTAATATCAGCGCATTACCAGTTACCAATTACCAATTACCCTTATGGAAGTTATACCAGCGATAGATTTACTTGCAGGCAAATGCGTGCGGTTATATCAAGGAGACTACGCGCGATCGCAAGTCTTTAACGATAACCCCGCAGATATGGCGCAGCAATGGGTGGAACAAGGTGCAACGCGCCTCCATGTTGTCGATCTTGATGGTGCAAAGCAAGGTAAAATTGTCAATCTAGCTGCGATTGAAGCAATTATTACAGCGGTAGCAGTACCCATTCAAGTTGGTGGAGGATTACGCGATCGTACCAGCGTTGCACAGCTATTAGATTTAGGCGTACAGCGTGTTATCTTAGGAACCGTTGCTGTTGAACAACCACAATTAGTCGCCGATTTGTGTCAAGAGTTTCCTGGGCAAATTGTTGTTGGCATTGATGCGCGTAATGGCAAAGTTGCAACGCGCGGTTGGCTAGAAACATCAGAAGTGTCAGCAACGCAACTTGCAACGCAGATGCAAGAATTGGGTGCTGCTGCAATAATTTATACTGATATTCACCGCGATGGTACGCTATCTGGACCTAATTTAGAAGCGCTCAGAGAACTCGCAACACAAATTTCAATCCCGGTTATTGCTTCTGGCGGTATCAGTTCTATTACAGACTTATTGAGCTTGCTTGCTCTTGAACCCTCAGGAGTCGTCGGTGCGATTGTTGGTCGTGCGTTATACACTGGAGATATTTCACTCAAAAGTGCGATTCAAGCTGTTGGACAAGGTAGGTTACAGGATATTCCACCTGATTTGGGATTTTCAGCGTTTGCTTAATTTTATTTATGAGTGGTAATTGGTGATTGGTAAGTAGTAATGGGTAATGAAATTTAACTAAAAATTATTTTATCACCCAGTAAGTCTGGTTTAAATCGAATAAACACTATTAAATGCCACACTTTTTAAGGTTGGGTAGTAGAAAATCAAGAATTGATAGTATGTATCTGTGTAGCAGTTACCTATTACCAATTACCCATTACCAACCTTTAAATCGTCACCCTGGAGCACATGACATCTATATTAGTAATCGAAATATCTCATTCGAGTTTAACTAAAGACTTAGAACAGAAGCAGCCCATATATGCAGCAGCAGGAATTCAAGAGAATTGGATATTAGACTCAAAGGAAATCAGGATCAATCGCGACAAGATATTAAATATAGCGATCGCGCCTTTCAATCCAAGCTAAAGTTCATTCTTGGGAAACACGACAAATTCCACGCTTAGTCACTAGATCGCAGTTTGTCAATTGACTAAATTCATTCGCGTAAACCTCTAAGTTTCTCGTACTAACGGTTTTATAATAAGAGCTACTCTGCTTATAGATTGCAACGATGTCTTAGTTTAACTGCGTATAAATACGTACTTAGTATACTGCCATGTAATTTAAGCCATGATTACGTAGCATAGGATAATGTTTGTATCTTCAAAAATACTCTTGTTATGACTGATATACATAAAAATAAAGTACAGCAA
Proteins encoded in this window:
- the hisA gene encoding 1-(5-phosphoribosyl)-5-[(5-phosphoribosylamino)methylideneamino]imidazole-4-carboxamide isomerase, whose translation is MEVIPAIDLLAGKCVRLYQGDYARSQVFNDNPADMAQQWVEQGATRLHVVDLDGAKQGKIVNLAAIEAIITAVAVPIQVGGGLRDRTSVAQLLDLGVQRVILGTVAVEQPQLVADLCQEFPGQIVVGIDARNGKVATRGWLETSEVSATQLATQMQELGAAAIIYTDIHRDGTLSGPNLEALRELATQISIPVIASGGISSITDLLSLLALEPSGVVGAIVGRALYTGDISLKSAIQAVGQGRLQDIPPDLGFSAFA
- a CDS encoding Uma2 family endonuclease, encoding MTSILVIEISHSSLTKDLEQKQPIYAAAGIQENWILDSKEIRINRDKILNIAIAPFNPS